A window of Corallococcus macrosporus DSM 14697 contains these coding sequences:
- a CDS encoding competence/damage-inducible protein A, whose amino-acid sequence MERTGAAAVIIGNEVLTAKVQDLNGPHLIQRLREVGIPLLSVETVLDDVDAIVDAVARARRKARYVFTSGGIGPTHDDVTVRAVAMALGRRVVRLQEMLDLILSRATEERQVTPEALRLADAPEGAVLLQQSSTWFPVLTVDDIFLLPGVPQLFRMQLDTVLARLGGTPVAVSCLYLRLGESDIAAVLDRVALDMPHVAIGSYPEFDPAKDYRVKVTVESAQRGPVDEALERIVTGLPEDAVVRRE is encoded by the coding sequence ATGGAGCGGACCGGCGCAGCGGCAGTCATCATCGGCAACGAGGTCCTCACGGCGAAGGTCCAGGACCTGAACGGGCCGCACCTCATCCAACGCCTGCGCGAGGTGGGCATCCCGCTGCTCTCGGTGGAGACCGTCCTCGACGACGTGGACGCCATCGTGGACGCCGTGGCCCGGGCCCGCCGCAAGGCGCGCTACGTCTTCACCAGCGGCGGCATCGGCCCCACCCATGATGACGTCACCGTGCGCGCGGTGGCCATGGCCCTGGGCCGGAGGGTGGTGCGGCTGCAGGAGATGCTGGACCTCATCCTGTCCCGCGCCACCGAGGAGCGGCAGGTGACGCCGGAGGCGCTGCGGCTCGCGGACGCCCCGGAGGGCGCCGTGCTGCTGCAGCAGTCCAGCACCTGGTTCCCCGTGCTCACCGTGGACGACATCTTCCTGCTGCCCGGCGTGCCGCAGTTGTTCCGGATGCAGTTGGACACGGTGCTCGCGCGGCTGGGCGGGACGCCCGTGGCCGTGAGCTGCCTCTATCTCCGCCTGGGGGAGAGCGACATCGCCGCCGTGTTGGATCGGGTGGCGCTCGACATGCCGCACGTGGCCATCGGCTCCTACCCGGAGTTCGACCCGGCCAAGGACTACCGGGTGAAGGTGACGGTGGAGTCCGCCCAGCGTGGGCCCGTGGACGAGGCCCTGGAGCGCATCGTCACGGGCCTGCCGGAGGACGCGGTGGTGCGGCGGGAGTAG
- a CDS encoding PA domain-containing protein — translation MSRRPLSFMLLLLLPAMASAAASPEAERWWSHVRVLADDALQGRETGSEGYKKAASYVAEQLGAMGIKPGAGEGYLQEVKLVSRRLVNERSRLALVRGGRRIPLVIGRDAIIGSRLGESGQVEAPLVFVGHGLSIPEAGHDDFAGLDLQGKVAVLLFGGPAHIPGALRAHHSSTEERIKALRRAGAVGVVMLQNPKAEELPWARVASSRFEPAMTFADPSLVEHEGLKVTVAFNARHAEKLFAGARHSFKEVLAKADANQPLPRFELPSRLEARAEWKLAPVESANVVGVLPGSDATLAKEYVVLTAGLPLGAHDEGLAHPALPRALG, via the coding sequence AGCGTCTCCAGAGGCGGAGCGCTGGTGGAGTCACGTTCGCGTGCTCGCGGATGACGCGCTGCAGGGGCGGGAGACGGGCAGCGAGGGCTACAAGAAGGCAGCGAGCTACGTCGCTGAGCAGCTTGGGGCGATGGGAATCAAGCCAGGGGCGGGGGAGGGCTACCTTCAGGAGGTGAAGCTCGTCTCGCGGCGGCTGGTGAATGAGCGCTCACGCCTGGCGTTGGTGCGGGGAGGCCGACGCATTCCGCTGGTCATCGGTCGCGATGCCATCATCGGCTCACGCCTGGGGGAATCAGGGCAGGTGGAGGCCCCGCTCGTGTTCGTGGGCCACGGCCTCTCCATCCCCGAAGCGGGCCATGACGACTTCGCGGGGCTGGACCTCCAGGGGAAGGTGGCCGTGCTCCTCTTCGGCGGGCCCGCCCACATCCCTGGCGCGCTCCGGGCCCACCACAGCTCGACCGAGGAGCGCATCAAGGCGCTTCGGAGGGCCGGCGCGGTGGGCGTCGTGATGTTGCAGAATCCGAAGGCCGAGGAGCTGCCCTGGGCGCGTGTCGCCTCGTCGCGGTTCGAGCCGGCCATGACCTTCGCCGACCCGTCGCTGGTCGAGCATGAGGGCCTGAAGGTGACTGTCGCCTTCAACGCCCGCCACGCCGAGAAGCTGTTCGCGGGCGCGCGGCACTCCTTCAAGGAGGTGCTGGCGAAGGCGGATGCGAACCAGCCGCTGCCACGCTTCGAGCTGCCCAGCCGGCTGGAGGCGCGGGCCGAGTGGAAGCTGGCGCCGGTGGAGTCCGCCAACGTCGTGGGCGTGCTGCCCGGCAGTGACGCCACGCTGGCGAAGGAATACGTCGTGCTCACCGCCGGGCTCCCCCTTGGAGCGCACGATGAAGGCCTGGCACACCCGGCACTACCACGCGCCCTCGGATGA
- a CDS encoding tetratricopeptide repeat protein gives MSERNDVPRTTVPVAPLPVPGAPASPNAPATEAPPQAAPQPTAASTRAEDEARERIASLEREAKALSGSEPQTAALLFHEVGLLWEEPLKNPRNAAVAFQNAYKLAPRYLVNIRAARRLFADVGNWQMVLQLMDAELAATDDARHQAALLFEKGIILQERLSRDEESATCLRQCLERRPTDVVVLTQLESVYAARNDAPALVEVYRLLAAAVQQPSLRAHYLTAAGLLLEERLKQKEGAAALFREAFALDRSDLQLLAAMKRLAEREGRVDELLAALGAEASALGAQAAPAYLQIAKVYERNGRKDDALAALLAARQVSPNEPLVLSELAGIYETQGRFEELSDVLLARVGSLNDESELVATNLRLAALYEEVLKRESDAAARYQAIVARIPGHSAALAGLGKLYYRMQDWERLVSVFDAEVAAAEDAKQKAARMYKAAEILEERLGRQEDAISRYNTCLQLQPGYLPAQKALTRLYERQGRFAELVAMYEQDLLQTSDRDQLITTLNKMAVVYEDRLGDLDHAIECMKRILDLASDHLPTIRNLARLHERAGRFRELLETHDLEASLAGDTKQVLSLLHRNAEILDENLKDRAGAISAYERVLALSPSYLPALKALGRLYAQEGRWEKLVDMYRAESESSTSTDQAAALIYKIGELYEQRLSQDNEAIASYNEALMLAPSYFPALRALARIYRAQAAWESLVEVLRAEAANRTDPLERANALYQAAAIWEEQLLRPELAIDTYQEVLRLTPGHAATLRALERLYLAQDNVKELVGILDRETQVGSTPAAKVTAYLKLARLYLDRFQEPSRAAQCCEAVLALDAGDLTALTLLERIRASDRPRRAELRQRIAERVNDPRLATALRLSAALDLDRSPAEGTLEAYKRAFEADPGDARLAFVLERGLRQAGDAAGLARLYTMRLASAQDADEALEMLLRTAELADTRFNDLERAAALYRQALELQPQCLPAIQGARRVALKRGDFAHARAALEAEARVSRDPRGAIDAFVAAAKLAAGRLNDVDGATALYRQALEKDPLHPAAQAGLEELLAQRGGSADLAALQERRGEAKLAQRDGLAAATAFVSAARLHHGALNDRDRALALLEKALSAQPGHPEALELRGALLLEAQQYPEAAALLSQRVQLGGDPRVLAQLHLTLGNLYATHLNEPSRAAAHYQTVLATLPRHLEALERLAGLHTQARNHAGAVDCLHKLLQQELPPEPRARFTLDLARTYDEGLGDAGAATPLYRRALELSPGNPALVDRLVVLYERARNLPELAQLLEAQAAGQLAVEPKRAATLRMRAADLYAGPLSEPARATALYRQVVDGDGTNLQARAVLADLYARDSSSVPLAIEEHRQILRQDPTRVDSLHALFKLWEGLKQLDKAFCAAAALHFLRSANEVELAFYMEARTRLAQEARESLTETDVDSVLMHPGARGPLLEVLRAMGEHLEKVYPPNFDIVGVNPKADRLKPDSAVYKAIRAVAQVFGVESFEVYQARRGLTVLETTEPMSVCIGQDVVRRFNAREQKFLLGRAALGLLNKSAVLEKLSQGETADLFGSAIRLHAPQFSALGRRNDESVKQLKRAFPRKALKALELPATSLGDAQKVELAPWLEAIDYSADRAGLLMCGDVAVGLGMVLREDPNFAGARLDTPEPMLQAVREGERLRTILAWTFTDDFFRLRQRLGLGL, from the coding sequence ATGAGCGAGCGCAACGACGTCCCGAGGACCACTGTTCCCGTGGCCCCCCTGCCCGTGCCCGGTGCGCCCGCGAGCCCGAACGCTCCGGCTACGGAGGCACCGCCCCAGGCCGCGCCGCAGCCGACCGCCGCCAGCACCCGCGCCGAGGATGAAGCGCGCGAGCGCATCGCGTCGCTGGAGCGCGAGGCCAAGGCGCTGAGCGGCTCGGAGCCCCAGACGGCGGCGCTGCTCTTCCACGAGGTGGGCCTGCTCTGGGAGGAGCCCCTCAAGAATCCGCGCAACGCCGCGGTGGCGTTCCAGAACGCGTACAAGCTGGCGCCGCGCTACCTGGTCAACATCCGCGCCGCCCGCCGGCTCTTCGCGGACGTGGGCAACTGGCAGATGGTGCTCCAGTTGATGGACGCGGAGCTGGCGGCCACCGACGACGCGCGCCACCAGGCCGCGCTGCTCTTCGAGAAGGGCATCATCCTCCAGGAGCGCCTCTCGCGTGACGAGGAGTCCGCCACCTGCCTGCGGCAGTGCCTGGAACGCCGGCCCACGGACGTCGTCGTCCTCACCCAGCTCGAGTCCGTCTACGCCGCGCGCAACGACGCGCCCGCGCTGGTGGAGGTGTACCGGCTGCTGGCCGCCGCCGTGCAGCAGCCGTCGCTGCGCGCGCACTACCTCACCGCCGCGGGCCTGCTGCTGGAAGAGCGGCTGAAGCAGAAGGAAGGCGCCGCGGCCCTGTTCCGCGAGGCCTTCGCGCTGGACCGCTCCGACCTCCAGCTCCTGGCGGCCATGAAGCGCCTGGCCGAGCGCGAGGGCCGCGTGGACGAGCTGCTCGCCGCGCTGGGCGCCGAGGCCTCCGCGCTGGGCGCGCAGGCGGCGCCCGCGTACCTGCAGATCGCCAAGGTCTACGAGCGCAACGGCCGCAAGGATGACGCGCTGGCCGCGCTGCTCGCCGCGCGGCAGGTGTCCCCCAACGAGCCGCTGGTGCTGAGCGAGCTGGCCGGCATCTACGAGACGCAGGGCCGCTTCGAGGAGCTGTCCGACGTGCTGCTGGCGCGCGTGGGCTCGCTCAACGACGAGAGCGAGCTGGTGGCCACCAACCTGCGGCTGGCCGCGCTGTACGAAGAGGTCCTCAAGCGCGAGTCCGACGCGGCGGCGCGGTACCAGGCCATTGTCGCGCGCATCCCCGGCCACTCGGCGGCGCTGGCGGGCCTGGGCAAGCTGTACTACCGCATGCAGGACTGGGAGCGGCTGGTCTCCGTCTTCGACGCGGAGGTCGCCGCCGCCGAGGACGCGAAGCAGAAGGCCGCGCGCATGTACAAGGCGGCCGAAATCCTGGAGGAGCGGCTGGGACGGCAGGAGGACGCCATCTCCCGCTACAACACCTGCCTCCAGTTGCAGCCGGGCTACCTCCCCGCGCAGAAGGCCCTCACGCGCCTCTACGAGCGCCAGGGCCGCTTCGCGGAGCTGGTGGCCATGTACGAGCAGGACCTGCTCCAGACGAGCGACCGGGATCAGCTCATCACCACGCTGAACAAGATGGCGGTGGTGTACGAGGACCGGCTGGGCGACCTGGACCACGCCATCGAGTGCATGAAGCGCATCCTCGACCTGGCGTCGGACCACCTGCCCACCATCCGCAACCTCGCGCGGCTCCATGAGCGGGCCGGCCGCTTCCGCGAGCTGCTGGAGACGCACGACCTGGAGGCGTCGCTCGCGGGTGACACCAAGCAGGTGCTGTCGCTGCTGCACCGCAACGCGGAGATCCTGGACGAGAACCTCAAGGACCGCGCGGGCGCCATCTCCGCCTACGAGCGCGTGCTGGCCCTGTCCCCGTCCTACCTGCCCGCGCTCAAGGCGCTGGGCCGCCTGTACGCGCAGGAGGGCCGCTGGGAGAAGCTGGTGGACATGTACCGGGCGGAGTCGGAGAGCTCCACCTCCACGGACCAGGCCGCCGCGCTCATCTACAAGATTGGCGAGCTGTACGAGCAGCGGCTGAGCCAGGACAACGAAGCCATCGCCTCGTACAACGAGGCGCTGATGCTGGCGCCCAGCTACTTCCCGGCGCTGCGCGCGCTGGCCCGCATCTACCGCGCGCAGGCCGCATGGGAGAGCCTGGTGGAGGTGCTGCGCGCCGAGGCCGCCAACCGCACCGACCCGCTGGAGCGCGCCAACGCCCTCTACCAGGCGGCGGCCATCTGGGAGGAGCAGCTCCTGCGGCCCGAGCTGGCCATCGACACGTATCAGGAGGTGCTGCGCCTGACGCCGGGCCACGCCGCCACGCTGCGCGCGCTGGAGCGGCTGTACCTGGCGCAGGACAACGTGAAGGAGCTGGTCGGCATCCTGGACCGCGAGACGCAGGTGGGCAGCACGCCCGCGGCCAAGGTGACGGCGTACCTGAAGCTGGCGCGGCTGTACCTGGACCGCTTCCAGGAGCCGTCCCGCGCGGCCCAGTGCTGCGAGGCCGTGCTGGCGCTGGACGCCGGCGACCTCACCGCCCTCACGCTGCTGGAGCGCATCCGCGCCTCGGACCGTCCGCGCCGCGCCGAGCTGCGCCAGCGCATCGCCGAGCGGGTGAACGACCCACGGCTGGCCACCGCCCTGCGGCTGTCCGCCGCGCTGGACCTGGACCGCAGCCCCGCCGAGGGCACGCTGGAGGCCTACAAGCGCGCGTTCGAGGCCGACCCGGGTGACGCCCGCCTGGCCTTCGTGCTGGAGCGCGGCCTGCGGCAGGCCGGCGACGCGGCGGGGCTGGCGCGCCTGTACACCATGCGCCTGGCGTCCGCGCAGGACGCCGACGAGGCCCTGGAGATGCTGCTGCGCACCGCCGAGCTGGCGGACACGCGCTTCAACGACTTGGAGCGGGCGGCGGCGCTGTACCGGCAGGCCCTGGAGCTGCAGCCGCAGTGCCTGCCCGCGATCCAGGGCGCGCGCCGCGTGGCCTTGAAGCGTGGCGACTTCGCCCACGCCCGCGCCGCGCTGGAGGCCGAGGCCCGCGTGTCGCGCGATCCGCGCGGCGCCATTGACGCGTTCGTCGCGGCGGCGAAGCTGGCCGCGGGCCGGCTGAACGACGTGGACGGCGCCACGGCGCTGTACCGGCAGGCGCTGGAGAAGGATCCGCTGCACCCGGCCGCCCAGGCGGGCCTGGAGGAGCTGCTGGCGCAGCGCGGAGGCTCCGCGGACCTGGCGGCGCTCCAGGAGCGGCGCGGCGAGGCGAAGCTGGCGCAGCGGGACGGCCTGGCCGCGGCCACGGCGTTCGTCAGCGCGGCGCGGCTGCACCATGGCGCGCTGAATGACCGCGACCGGGCGCTGGCGCTGCTGGAGAAGGCGCTGTCGGCGCAGCCGGGGCACCCGGAGGCGCTGGAGCTGCGCGGCGCGCTGCTGCTGGAGGCCCAGCAGTACCCCGAGGCCGCGGCCCTGCTGAGCCAGCGCGTGCAGTTGGGCGGCGACCCGCGCGTCCTGGCGCAGCTCCACCTGACGCTGGGCAACCTGTACGCCACGCACCTCAACGAGCCGAGCCGGGCCGCGGCGCACTACCAGACGGTGCTCGCCACCCTGCCCCGCCACCTGGAGGCGCTGGAGCGGCTGGCCGGCCTGCACACCCAGGCGCGCAACCATGCGGGCGCGGTGGACTGCCTGCACAAGCTGCTCCAGCAGGAGCTGCCCCCGGAGCCGCGGGCGCGCTTCACGCTGGACCTGGCGCGGACCTACGACGAAGGGCTGGGCGACGCCGGCGCGGCCACCCCGCTCTACCGCCGCGCGCTGGAGCTGTCTCCCGGCAACCCCGCGCTGGTGGACCGGCTGGTGGTCCTCTACGAGCGGGCGCGCAACCTGCCGGAGCTGGCGCAGCTCCTGGAGGCCCAGGCCGCGGGGCAGCTCGCCGTGGAGCCCAAGCGCGCCGCGACGTTGCGGATGCGCGCCGCGGACCTGTACGCGGGCCCGCTGTCCGAGCCCGCTCGCGCCACCGCGCTGTACCGGCAGGTGGTGGACGGTGATGGCACGAACCTCCAGGCGCGCGCCGTGCTCGCGGACCTGTACGCGCGGGACTCGTCGTCCGTGCCGCTGGCCATCGAGGAGCACCGGCAGATCCTCCGCCAGGACCCGACGCGGGTGGACAGCCTGCACGCGCTGTTCAAGCTCTGGGAGGGCCTGAAGCAGCTCGACAAGGCGTTCTGCGCGGCGGCGGCGCTGCACTTCCTGCGCTCCGCCAACGAGGTGGAGCTGGCCTTCTACATGGAGGCCCGCACGCGGCTGGCGCAGGAGGCCCGCGAGTCGCTGACGGAGACGGACGTGGACTCGGTGCTGATGCACCCGGGCGCCCGGGGTCCGCTGCTTGAGGTGCTGCGCGCGATGGGCGAGCACCTGGAGAAGGTGTACCCGCCCAACTTCGACATCGTGGGCGTCAACCCGAAGGCGGACCGCCTCAAGCCGGACTCGGCCGTGTACAAGGCCATCCGCGCCGTGGCGCAGGTGTTCGGCGTGGAGAGCTTCGAGGTCTACCAGGCGCGGCGCGGGCTGACGGTGCTGGAGACGACCGAGCCCATGTCGGTGTGCATTGGCCAGGACGTGGTGCGGCGCTTCAACGCGCGGGAGCAGAAGTTCCTCCTGGGCCGCGCGGCGCTGGGGCTGCTCAACAAGTCCGCGGTGCTGGAGAAGCTGTCACAGGGCGAGACGGCGGACCTCTTCGGCAGCGCCATCCGCCTGCACGCGCCGCAGTTCAGCGCGCTGGGCCGGCGCAACGACGAGTCGGTGAAGCAGCTCAAGCGGGCCTTCCCGCGCAAGGCGCTGAAGGCGCTGGAGCTCCCAGCCACCTCGCTGGGCGACGCGCAGAAGGTGGAGCTGGCGCCGTGGCTGGAGGCCATTGACTACTCGGCGGACCGCGCGGGCCTGCTGATGTGCGGCGACGTGGCGGTGGGCCTGGGCATGGTGCTGCGCGAGGACCCGAACTTCGCGGGCGCCCGGCTGGACACGCCCGAGCCCATGCTCCAGGCCGTGCGTGAAGGTGAGCGGCTGCGCACAATCCTGGCGTGGACCTTCACGGACGACTTCTTCCGGCTGCGTCAGCGGCTGGGCCTGGGGCTGTAG